A region of the Leucobacter komagatae genome:
CAGCTCGTGAACTTGAACCTCGGGCACCAGCACCCCGGCCTCGTGCGTGCGATCCAGGAGCAGGCTGGCCGCATGGCCACGATCCAGCCCGCGATGGCGAACGACGTGCGCGGCGAGCTCGCCAAGCGCATCGTCGAGAAGTCGTTCGACGGCGCCCGCTCCGTGTTCTTCACGAACGGCGGCGCCGAGGCGAACGAGTACGCGGTGCGCATGGCACGCCACCACACCGGCCGCCAGAAGGTGCTCGCGCGCTTCCGTTCGTACCACGGCTCGACCGCGACGGCCATCACTCTCACGGGTGAGGCCCGCCGCTGGCCGAACGGCACCCCCGACGCGGGCGTCGTGCACTTCTTCGGCCCGTACCAGTACCGCTCCGAGTTCTACTCGGAGAGCCCGGAGCAGGAGGCGGAGCGCGCGCTCACGCACCTCGAGCACACGATCCAGCTCGAGGGCCCGAACACGATCGCCGCGATTATCCTCGAGACGGTGACCGGCACCAACGGCATCTTCGTGCCGCCGCCCGGCTACCTCACCGGCGTTCGCGAGCTCTGCGACCGCTACGGCATCGTACTCATCTGCGACGAGGTCATGGCTGGCTTCGGCCGCACCGGCGAGTGGTTCGCGTACCAGGGCTTCGACGTGAAGCCCGACCTCGTGACCTTCGCGAAGGGCGTGAACTCGGGCTACGTGCCGCTCGGTGGCGTCGTGATCTCCGACGAGATCCACAACACCTTCGTCGACAAGGCGTTCCCCGGCGGGCTCACCTACAGCGGGCACCCGCTTGCGTGCGCGGCTGGCGTTGCGACCTTCGACATCTTCGAAGAGGAGGGGATCATCGAGCGCGTTCGCGACCTCGCAGCGCGCGTCATCGAGCCCCGCCTGCGCGAGATCACCGCGAAGCACAAGTCGGTCGGCGAGTACCGCGGCACCGGCATGTTCTGGGCGCTCGAGCTCGTCGCCAACCGCGACAGCCGCGAGCCGCTCGCGGGCGACGCCTACAACGCGGTCATCGCCGCGTGCAAGAACGCTGGCCTGTGGCCGTTCGCCGCTGGCAACCGCCTGCAGATCGCGCCGCCGCTTGTCATCAGCGAAGAGGACCTCGTGAGGGGACTCGAGATCATCGATGCAGCGCTCGACGTTGCGGATAGCTACTACACCGGTAAGTAATTCGGTAGCGCGGAGGGGCCTGGTTTACAGAAACCAGGCCCCTCTTCGTTTGCCCCTGTTCCTTTCGTCGCGGGCGGGTCAGAATGGGAAAGGTTCTCCAAAGGTGGGGGACAGCTTCTCTAGGAAGGATCCGTTCATATGAGCGCTCTCGAAGACATTCAGAAGTACGCCCCGGGCGCAAGCGCGGCGGTCGTCGGCGAGATGGAGAAGGTGTACGCGCTTGCGCTACAAAATGCCGACGCTCGCCTCGTTTCCTATGGTGACTCCGCTGAGCTCGCACTGGTGCGCGAGAACTTTGTGAAGGGCAAGCTTGGGGTGACCGACTCTGACGCCTCGATCGACGAGGCGATTGCCACCGTCGGAGACCAGGTCCCCGGGCACAAGCAGCGCCTCACCGTGTACTACCTGCTTGCCGCGCACTACGGCAAGCTCGGCGTCTTCGGGGGTTAGGGGAGGGCGGCGCGGCGCTCGGGGTCGAAGCCCGGCGCCGTGGCCGAGTGGGCGACCGGAGTAGGCTGGCCCCAGCCCGGCCACGCACGGAGGATCGCCAATGACCCACGCACTGACAGGTTTTGTCGTCGTTGGGTTTGCGATCTTCATCGGTTGGGTGCTCGGAAAGACCGGGGTGCTTGATGCCTCGGCCCGAGGAACTCTCGCGAAGCTCGTCTACTGGGTGCTGTCGCCAGCGCTGCTCTTTGTTGTGCTCTCGAAGGCCGACGCGAGCGCACTGTTCTCCTCGCTGCTCCCGGTCTCGGCGATTGCGGCGCTCACCGTGATCCTCATCTATGCGCTCGTCGCCCGCCTCGTCTGGCGCCGACCCGCCGGCGAGGCGCTGATCGGCGCGCTCTCGGCCGGGCAGGTGAACTCGAGCAACATCGGCATCCCGCTGTCGCTCTACATTCTGGGGAGCGCCGCGTATCCGGCGCCGGTCGTGCTGTTCCAACTGCTCGTGCTCACGCCCGTAGCGCTGTCGATTCTTGAGGTCGCAGCGGGCGGAAAGTTCCGTGTGAGCGCTGTTCTCAGGGCGCTCGTGAGCCCGATCATCTTGGGCTCGGCGCTCGGAGTGCTGGTCTCGGTGTTCGGGGTCGAGCTGCCCGAGATGGTGTTTGCGCCGGTCGAGCTCATCGCGAACGCGTGTGTGCCCGTGCTGCTCATCAGCTACGGCGTCTCCCTGCACGGGCAGCGAGTGCTCGGGGCCGCTGGGCAGCGCGGTGAGGTCATTCTCGCGAGTGCGCTGAAGCTGTTTGTGATGCCGGCGCTCGCCTGGATTCTCGCGACGGCCGTGTTCGGGCTTGGGTCACACGAGACGCTCATCGTGGTCGTGCTCGCGGCCCTCCCTACGGCGCAAAACGTCTTCAACTACGCGCAGCGATTTGGGGTGGGCGAGACGGTGGCGCGAGACACGGTGTTCATTACAACGATCGGCTGCGTGCCGATCCTGTTTCTGGCGACGGTGCTGCTGCGCTAGGTGCTGCGCTGGGTGTCCGCCTAGGGGGCATAGCCCGTCGCGACGGGGAGCTCGGGATGGTTCGACCACTGAGACCATGACCCGGGGAAGAGTGCGCCCTCGCCTCCCGTGAGCGCGTAGGCAAAGAGGGCGTGACTCGCGGTGATGCCCGAGCCACACGAGAACCCGACGCGATCGCCCTCGGGTACGACCTCGGAGAACCGCTCGCGGAGTTCGGCGGTGCCGAGAAACCTCCCTCCCCCGTCGAGGTTCGCCGTGGCGGGGAAGCTCACTGCACCAGGAATGTGGCCCGCGACGGGGTCGAGCGGCTCGACCTCGCCCGCGTACCGTTCGGGTGCGCGCGCGTCGAGCAGCGTGTGCTCGCGGGCGAAATCTCCGACCGCTTCGAGGGCGAGCGCGGAGGAGTGGCCGGGGGAGAGGATCACGGTGCCGGGCGCGGGGCTCGGTTCAGCGGTCTCGAGGTCGTAGCCCGCCGCCGTCCACGCGGGGAGCGCGCCGTCGAGCAAGCGCACCCGCGGAAATCCCGCGTCGCGCAGCACCCACCACAGGCGCGCGGATGCGAGGTTGCCGCCGCCGTCGTACGCGACGACCGAGTCCTCGGGGTGCAGGCCCCAGCGCCGGGCCGAGTGGGTGAGCGCTTCGCCACCGGGGAGCGGGTGTCGGCCGAGGGATTCGGGCCCGTGGTCTGACAGCTCGGACTCGAGGTCAACGTACACCGCGCCGGGAATGTGGCCGGCGAGAAAATCTCGGTGGCCCGAGGGGTGCGCGAGGGTCCAGCGGACGTCGAGCACGCGCGTGCGCGGCCCGTCGGAGTGCGCTTCGGCGTCGAGGAGCGCGTGTAACTCCTCGGCGCTTACGAGAAGTTCGGATCGTGCTGCGTCGTCGCGTTCGCTCATGGGGCGATCGTACGCGATGGCGCTTGGGCGGCGCTCAGGAAAACAAAGAACATAACAGTGCTATATAAATCGTGTATGCTGGGTCCGTGACGACACCGAACAAACAGCAGCCCCTCGCGCCCCCGGTGCCCCTCGAGCACAGCGCGCTCGCGCTCGATCTCGTGCGGTCCGCGGCAAGGCTCACCCGGGCGGCGAGCAGGATCCCGGGGGTCACATACTCCTCGATCGCCTGGCGCGTGCTCGCCGACCTGGAACGCGAGGGTGGTGCCCGGGTCACGGAGCTCGCCGCGTCGCAGCGCGTGACGCAACCGGCGATGACCACGCTCATTCACCGGCTCGAGGGCGAGGGGTGGGTCACCCGCACCCCCGACGAGAGCGATGGCCGCGCGATGCTCGTGAGTGTTACCGCCGCAGGGAGCGCGGCGCTCGCCGACTACCGGGACGGCGCCGCGGCGCTTATCGCGCCGACGCTCACAGCGTTCGACGAGGCAGACCTCAACGCGCTCGCTCGGGCCGCCGAAATCATGCACCGCATCGCCGACGTGAGCTAGTTCAGACGCGACGGCTTCAACCACCCCAACTCAGCACACCAGAACAAAGGAACCCCGACGAATACCACCGAACCCAAAGCCTCGATTTTCCGCCAGCCGACCGCCGTGTGGGCGATCGCGTTTGCCTGCGCCATCTCGTTCATGGGCATCGGCCTCGTCGACCCGATCCTGCCGAAGATCAGCGCGGCGCTCGACGCGACCCCGAGCGAGACCATGCTGCTCTTCACGAGCTATCTGTTCGTCACGGGCATCGCGATGTTCTTCACGAGCTGGGTGTCTGGCCGCATCGGCGTGAAGTGGACCCTCATCGCCGGGCTCACGCTCATCGTGGTGTTCGCCGCGTTCGCGGGTCTCGGGGGCTCGGTCGACGCGATCATCGGGTTCCGTGCGGGCTGGGGGCTCGGCAACGCGCTCTTCCTCTCGACGGCGCTCGCCGCGATCGTCGGGGCCGCCTCCGGTGGGTCCAGGCAAGCGATCGTGCTCTATGAAGCGGCACTCGGGATCGGAATGGCTGTCGGCCCACTCGTCGGCGGCGCACTCGGCGAGATCTCCTGGCGGGGGCCGTTCTTCGGTACGGCGATCCTGATGGCGATCGCGCTCGTTGCCATCCTCGTGCTGCTGCGATTCCCCGCGCAGAGCGCGGCAGAGCGCGCCGCCGCCCGTGCGGCCGCGCCCTCGATCACGGCGAGTTTCCGCGCGCTCGGAAACCCCGCTCTGCTCTCACTGTCACTCGTGGCCGTGTGCTACAACTTCGGCTTCTTCACGCTGCTGGCCTACAGCCCCTACCCGGTTGAGGCCGCGGCTCACGCGGCAGGGCTCGAGTTTGGGGCGCACGAGCTAGGGCTCGTGTTCTTCGGGTGGGGGCTCGCGCTCGCGGTCACATCCGTTCTCGTTGCGCCAGTGCTCACCCGCCGCCTGGGGCTGCGCCCGGTGCTGTTCGTGACGCTTGCGCTGTTCGCGGTGTGTCTGGTGCTGCTCGCGGTGTTTACCGTCTCCCTGCCGGTGCTCGTCGTGCTCGTCGTCGCGAGCGGTCTGTTCCTTGGCGTCATGAACACCGCGCTCACGGAAGCAGTGATGGAGGCGACCGACCTGCCGCGCAGCGTTGCTTCGTCAACGTACTCGGGGGTCCGGTTTATTGGCGGCGCGATCGCCCCGGCGGTCGCAGGCCCCATCGCCGCCGCGCTCGGGGTGTCGGCACCGTACTGGATGGGTGCGGCGGCCGTGCTCTTGGCGATCTTGGTGCTCGCCGTCACGGGGAAACACCTCGCACATATCGGGGCAGAGCATGGCGCGCCCGCGCCTAGGGGAGGAACAGCGGCCGAGGCTGCGCCTGAGCTCGTCGAGGCGCAAGCAATCGGGGTCGGTGACGCGAGCTAACGGTTCGAGTCGCTCGTCTGAAGCGACGTGAGTGGTGCAGCCAGCCTGTCTTGCGCGCGCGTGCTAGCGCCGGGGGCTCGAAAGGCTCGGCTCAGGCATCGTGAAGCCGTCGGTGAGTTCGTTCGCCAGCGCATCGCGAATTGAAAGCCCGATAGTGTCGAGTTTTCCGACCATCCGCGAGCTGGGTGCCGACACGCTGACGGCGGCGACGGTGCGGCCCGCGTAGATGACGGGAACCGCAACGCATGTGATGCCCGGTTCGTTCTCCTCATGCTCAACCGCGTAGCCTCGTGCCCTTGCCTCTGAGATTCGAGGCCAGAGCTCAGCGTTCTCGTCTCCGGTGACCCGAAGGAGCTCCTCGGGGGTGTTGCAGTCGACGCTGAGCATAGCCCTTCCGAGCGCCGTATTGCGCATTGGGTAGCGGGCGCCGATGTACGAGCTCACGCGCATGTCGCGGTCGGGCTCAACCTTGTCGATGTAGCGCACGAAGCGGCCTTCGGGTATTGCCGCGTGCGCTGTCTCGTCGATCTCTGTGCAGATGGTGAGGAGCGCCCGGTGGAGCATTGGGCGCATCCCGTTTCGGGTGATGAAGATGTCGGCGATGCCGAGCGCAGCCGGCCCCAGGGAGTACTTCCCAGTCTGCGCGTCTTGGGTCGCGAAGAATCGGTATTTTAGGGCGTTAAGCGAACGGTGAACGCTCGCCTTATCCTCACCAAGACGTGCTGCGATGACGCCGAGGGGCTCACCGTCGGTGTCAAAGTCGGCGAGGCATGCCAGCACACGGAGGGCCCGGTCGACGCTCAAGATCGGGCTCGGCCCGTCGTTGAGGGCGGGGAGGTCGAGCTCGTTACCAATCCGTTGGGGGTGACGAGGGGGTGGGTGCTGCGTCATTGCGTGTGGCTCCTGGGGTGCTGTGGTGACGGTTGGATGGCGCGTCGCGACTGGTGTGTGGCGGGCTCACCCGGTACACAGAATGTGCCGAATTGAACTTCTTGTTGCGCCTTGCAAAATACATCGCCAGTCTATCTTGCGTAATCGCGCATATGTCGGTGTATGCTGTCACTAGTTAAAACGTACGTTTTGCAGAACGAAACGAAGAGGTATCCGTTCCATGTCACCTGAGTTCTCACTGTCGAAGCTCGCAAGCGACTATCCGGCGTCCGCAATCCGCGCGATGTTTGAGCGCGTTGCCGCCTACGAAGGCGTGACAAAGCTCACCGTCGGTGAGCCAGACTTCGATACCCCAGAGCACATTGTTGAGGCAGCCATTGCATCGCTGCGCGCGGGGGAAACGCGCTACAGTGCGAACGCTGGCATCCCAGAGTTCCGCGAGGCAATCGCCCGCCACTACTCGGCCCGTTGGGGTCGCGCCCTCGATGACCGGAACGTTATGGTTGCCGTTGGCGGGATGGAAGCGCTGCTTCTGGCGCTGAGTGCGGTCCTCGATCGCGGCGACGACATCCTGGTCCCAGACCCGGCATACCCGAACTACCACGGCCAGATTCACATGCTCGGAGCAAACGCCGTTCAGGTTCCGCTCTCTGCCGCAGCGGGGTTCCGCCTCACCGCAGCTGATGTCGAGGCTCGATTGACACCACGCACCCGCGCGGTCCTTGTGAACTCCCCCTCGAACCCTCTCGGCGTCATGATCGACGAAGAGGAACTGCGAAAGCTTGCAAAGCTCGCTGATGAGCGCAACTTCGTGCTTATCTCCGACGAGGTGTACGACCGCATCGTCTACGACGGGCGTCAGCACCTATCCGTAGCTGCGATCGACCCGAACTTCGAGAGGTTCCTCATCGTGAACTCGTTGTCGAAGAGCTACGCAATGACGGGTTGGCGGAGCGGGTTTGTAGTCGGCCCGGCGGCGCTGGTTGAACCCATGCCCCGCATGCAGGAAGGGATTACCTCGTGCCTTCCCGTGTTCATCCAACGGGCCGGCATCGCGGCGTTTGAGGGGCCCGACGAAGCGACGATTCGCATGGTCGAAGCATACGAGCGTCGGCGCAACCTCGTCGTCGCCGGAATCCGCGGGATCTCGGGCCTCGATTGCATCACCCCGGAGGGCGCCTTCTACCTGTTCGCCGATGTCCGCGGCACGGGGCAGGGGAGCGACGAGTTCGCAAATGGGCTGCTCGAGCGCCAGCGCGTCGCTGTGATTCCCGGCACCGCCTTCGGCGCGAGCGGTGAGGGGTTCATCCGAATCTCCTTTGCCGCGAACGAAGCGACGATCCAACAGGCCCTCGATGGAATCGGTGCGTACGTCGCAGAGCTCGGCTGACCGAGAAACTTCAATCCACCCACTCATCAATCGCGTGCTCACCGCTGAGTTCGCACTCAAGAAAGAGAACACACATGAAGAATCGAAAACTCCTTTCCGCGATCGGCGCCCTCGCGGTTGCTACCCTCGCCCTGGCGGGCTGTGCGAGCGAAGGCTCGGGTGCGGGCGAAGACGCTGCAGGCAATGAGCTCAACCTCATCACGCCCGGTGAACTCCGGGTCGGCATGGACACGGTGTCGAAGCCGTTCGCCTACGCAGAGGGTGACAACTTCAAGGGCTTCGATGTTGAGCTCATGACGCACATGGCAGAGTCGCTCGACCTGAAGCCCGAGTTCGTGGGCATGGAGTTCGCCTCCCTGCTTCCCAACGTCGTCAACGGCCAGCTCGACACGGTGTCGTCGGCGGTCTCGATCAACGAAGAGCGAAAGAAGACCGTCGACTTCAGCGAGGGCTACTTCATTGCGTACTACACGGTGATGACCACCCCAGGGACCGGGATCACGGACCAGGCGTCGCTCTCAGGCAAGAAGGTCGGAGTGCTCCAGGGGACGTTCCAGGATAAATGGGCGACTGAAAACTTCGACGGCGCTGAGATCGTGAGATTCACGGATCATAACCTCACGTTCGCCGCCCTGAAGAACGGCACAATTGACGCGCAGTTCTTCGACCTCGCGGTTGCAAATGACTACATCGCGCAGAACCCCGACATGAAGCTCGAACTCGCGTTCGACGTTCCCGCAGAAGACTCGCCGCACGGATTCCCCGTCAAGAAGGGCAACGACGCGCTGCGCGAGGCGCTGAACAAGGCGCTCGCCGAGGCTATCGCCGACGGCACCTACAAGGAGCTTTTCGAGCAGTACTTCCCGGGCCAGCCGCTCGCGGAGAAGTTCCAGCCGTAACTCGGGCACCGGGTGTGGCGGGCGAGCTCCCGCCGTACCCGGACCAACCGATTCCAGGAGGAATCTTGAACGACTTCATCGACTCATTCTTCAACAGCGAGGTGATCTTCACGGCGCTGCCGGCGATCCTCTCGTATGGGCTGTGGAACACGCTGGTCCTTGCGCTCACCTCGACTGCAATCGGCGTGGTGATTGGCCTCGTGCTCGCTGTGTTCGGCGTCAGCCGGAGCTGGATTCTCCGCGCGATTGCCCGCGTGTACACCGACGTCCTTCGCGGGCTCCCCGCGATCCTCACGATCCTGCTCGTCGGCCTCAGCCTCGCGGCGCCGCTTCGCGGCATCACCGGCGGTAACCCCTACTTCCTCGCGATCCTTGCTCTCAGCCTGATTGCGGGCGCGTACATCGGCGAGATCTTCCGTGGTGGCATCCTCGCAATTGATAAGGGGCAGATGGAAGCGAGCCGCGCGCTCGGAATGTCGTACGGCGCTTCTATGCGACTCGTTGTTGTTCCGCAGGCGGCACGCCAGGTACTGCCGAGCCTTGTGAATCAGTTCATCTCGATCGTGAAGGACACCTCGCTCGTCTACATCCTCGGGCTGATCACCACGCAGCGCGATCTCTTCCGAGTCGGCCAGGACACTGCCGTGCAAACAGGCAACCTTTCGCCGCTTGTGCTGGCGGGTTTGTTCTACCTCGTGATTACCGTTCCGCTTACCCACCTGGTGAACTTCATCGATAACCGGCTCCGGAACGGGAAGCCAGCGAAGAAGGTCCTCGACCCCGAACAAGACCTCAAAACTGCCGTCGTCGATATCACCGGAGAGGAGCGTGCCCGATGAGCGAGCGCGCCAGCACCGCAGTACCGAGCGAGTTCGCCATCGAGCTCATCGGCCTGCAGAAGAGCTTTGGACACGTCGAGGTGTTGACCGACATCAACGTCGGGGTGCGCCCAGGCGAGACTGTCTGCATCATTGGCCCGTCGGGCAGTGGAAAGTCGACAGTGCTGCGGTGCATGAACCGTCTCGAGGAGCCGAGTGGCGGTGTCGTGAAGCTGAAGGGCGAAGACGTCTCGGGCAGCAACGTGGACCAGCTGCGGCGACGCGTCGGGATGGTGTTCCAGCACTTCAACCTGTTCCCGCACAAGTCTGTGCTCGACAACATCGTGCTACCGCTTCGGCAGGTTCGACGGATGAGTAAGGCCGACGCCACCGAACTCGCGCTCGCCAGGCTTGCCGATGTTGGGCTTCGAGAGCGCGCTGACGCGCGGCCCGCGAGTCTCTCGGGCGGTCAGAAGCAGCGGGTGGCCATCGCCAGAGCACTAGCCATGGAGCCGGAAGTGATGCTCTTCGACGAGGCCACAAGCGCGCTTGACCCCGAGCTTGTGAAGGGCGTGCTCGCACTCATGACGTCTCTCGCCGAATCGGGCATGACGATGGTCGTCGTCACGCACGAGATGGGCTTCGCGCGTACCGTCGCCGACCGCGTGGTCTTCATGGACAAGGGCGTCGTCGTCGAGGAGGGAACTCCCGAGGAGATCTTCGACAGGCCCCAGACCCACAGACTTCGGACGTTCCTGAGTCAGGTGCTCTAGCCGCCGACTGAACCACGAAGGAGTGACGAAACACATGACAACAGCAGAACCGAAGTTTGGTGCCTGGATATCGAGCCCATCGGCGGTTGCGGCCGAGCAGGTCGCGCGCGAACCATTTGACTACGTGTGCATCGACGGACAGCATGGCCTTCTGAGCTACGCGGAAACGCGTGACGCGCTGATCGCGATCACCGCAGGGGGCGGAACTCCGTTCGTGCGGGTGGTGGCGAACTCCGCGGCAGAGATTGGCCGGATGCTCGACGCTGGCGCCCGAGGAATTATCGTTCCGCTTGTCAACAGTGTCGCCGAGGCAGAGCTGGCCGCGCGCGCTACACGCTACCCGGTCTCCGACGGCGGACGATCTTGGGGCCCGACGCGCCTGGGCGAGCATTTCAGTGGTTCGCCGGCCGACATCGATGCCGGCGTCACGCTTCTGGTCATGATCGAGACGCGGCAGGCGCTCGCAGACGTCGAAGCCATCCTTGACGTCCCCGGCGTCGACGGCGTTTACGTCGGTCCCTATGACCTGTCGCTGGCACTCGGCGCCAGCGTGCCGTTCGAGGACGAGGTTGTGGCTGAGCTCGACACCGCGATCGAGCGGGTCAGGAGCGCGGCCCGCGCTCGTGGCAAGATCGCCGGTATTCACTGCGCCGACGGGGCGACAGCTGCTCGGCGTGCCGCCGAAGGCTTCACGTTCGTCACTGCGGCGACAGACATGCTCGCGCTGCGAGCGGGGCTGCGCGGCGAGTTGGCCGCTGCCCGCAGCCGGGCCTAATGCCAGGCCACCCAGCACTCACAACAACATTTCATTCAAGGAGAACACCGATGCGCGCAGCACGCTACCAAGGGGCACGCGACTTCCGCGTTGAAGCGGTCGAGGCCGCCGAGCCCGCCGCAGGCGAAGTCCAGATCAAGGTGGCTTACGCCGGAATTTGCGGTACCGACCTCCATATTTTCCATGGCCATATGGACGCGCGTGTCTCTGCCCCGCAGTCGATCGGGCATGAGATGAGCGGCACGGTTGCGGCCGTGGGAGAAGGGGTCACCGGCCTTGCCATCGGCCAGCCGGTGACGGTCATGCCGCTCGCCCCGTGCAATGACTGCCCCGCGTGTCGAGCGGGTCACAGCCACATCTGCCAGAACCTCGACTTCATCGGAATTGAGACCCCCGGGGCACTGCAGGAGCTGTGGAATGTACCGGCGCACGCGGTCGTCGCACTTGATGCGGGCCTGTCGCTTGAACATGCTGCGCTCATCGAACCCCTCGCGGTGGCATGCCACGATGTGCGCCGAGCGCGACTCGTCGCGGGCGAATTCGCTGTGGTTGTTGGCGGTGGCCCGATTGGGCAGCTGATCGCACTGGTCGCCCAGGCAACGGGCGCACAGGTGGTGCTGTTTGAGCCGAATGCGGATCGGCGTCAAGTGTCAGCGGAGCTGGGCATCGAAGCGCTTGACCCGCTCTCGCTCGACCCGGTCGCGCTCGTCGAAGAGCGAACGGGGGGTGCCGGAGCCGACGTCGTATTCGAGGTCGCCGGTGTTGCACCGACGGCGCTCCAGAGTGTCGAGTTCGCCCGCGTTCGGGGCCGTATCGTGATTGTCGCGATCCACCCGAACCCCGTGCCGATGAACTTGCACCGCATGTTCTGGCGCGAGCTCGAAATCCTCGGCGCGCGCGTGTACGAGCGCGAGGACTTCGAGCGCGCAGCCGCGCTGCTCACGGCGGGTGAGATGCCCGTCGACA
Encoded here:
- a CDS encoding aspartate aminotransferase family protein encodes the protein MADYIDLDGAEQAFGDTDAQRAVRENDRNFVFHSWSAQGQINPLPVAKGEGVRFWDYDGTEYLDFSSQLVNLNLGHQHPGLVRAIQEQAGRMATIQPAMANDVRGELAKRIVEKSFDGARSVFFTNGGAEANEYAVRMARHHTGRQKVLARFRSYHGSTATAITLTGEARRWPNGTPDAGVVHFFGPYQYRSEFYSESPEQEAERALTHLEHTIQLEGPNTIAAIILETVTGTNGIFVPPPGYLTGVRELCDRYGIVLICDEVMAGFGRTGEWFAYQGFDVKPDLVTFAKGVNSGYVPLGGVVISDEIHNTFVDKAFPGGLTYSGHPLACAAGVATFDIFEEEGIIERVRDLAARVIEPRLREITAKHKSVGEYRGTGMFWALELVANRDSREPLAGDAYNAVIAACKNAGLWPFAAGNRLQIAPPLVISEEDLVRGLEIIDAALDVADSYYTGK
- a CDS encoding DUF2853 family protein — protein: MSALEDIQKYAPGASAAVVGEMEKVYALALQNADARLVSYGDSAELALVRENFVKGKLGVTDSDASIDEAIATVGDQVPGHKQRLTVYYLLAAHYGKLGVFGG
- a CDS encoding AEC family transporter encodes the protein MTHALTGFVVVGFAIFIGWVLGKTGVLDASARGTLAKLVYWVLSPALLFVVLSKADASALFSSLLPVSAIAALTVILIYALVARLVWRRPAGEALIGALSAGQVNSSNIGIPLSLYILGSAAYPAPVVLFQLLVLTPVALSILEVAAGGKFRVSAVLRALVSPIILGSALGVLVSVFGVELPEMVFAPVELIANACVPVLLISYGVSLHGQRVLGAAGQRGEVILASALKLFVMPALAWILATAVFGLGSHETLIVVVLAALPTAQNVFNYAQRFGVGETVARDTVFITTIGCVPILFLATVLLR
- a CDS encoding sulfurtransferase, translating into MSERDDAARSELLVSAEELHALLDAEAHSDGPRTRVLDVRWTLAHPSGHRDFLAGHIPGAVYVDLESELSDHGPESLGRHPLPGGEALTHSARRWGLHPEDSVVAYDGGGNLASARLWWVLRDAGFPRVRLLDGALPAWTAAGYDLETAEPSPAPGTVILSPGHSSALALEAVGDFAREHTLLDARAPERYAGEVEPLDPVAGHIPGAVSFPATANLDGGGRFLGTAELRERFSEVVPEGDRVGFSCGSGITASHALFAYALTGGEGALFPGSWSQWSNHPELPVATGYAP
- a CDS encoding MarR family winged helix-turn-helix transcriptional regulator — translated: MTTPNKQQPLAPPVPLEHSALALDLVRSAARLTRAASRIPGVTYSSIAWRVLADLEREGGARVTELAASQRVTQPAMTTLIHRLEGEGWVTRTPDESDGRAMLVSVTAAGSAALADYRDGAAALIAPTLTAFDEADLNALARAAEIMHRIADVS
- a CDS encoding MFS transporter, translated to MFRQPTAVWAIAFACAISFMGIGLVDPILPKISAALDATPSETMLLFTSYLFVTGIAMFFTSWVSGRIGVKWTLIAGLTLIVVFAAFAGLGGSVDAIIGFRAGWGLGNALFLSTALAAIVGAASGGSRQAIVLYEAALGIGMAVGPLVGGALGEISWRGPFFGTAILMAIALVAILVLLRFPAQSAAERAAARAAAPSITASFRALGNPALLSLSLVAVCYNFGFFTLLAYSPYPVEAAAHAAGLEFGAHELGLVFFGWGLALAVTSVLVAPVLTRRLGLRPVLFVTLALFAVCLVLLAVFTVSLPVLVVLVVASGLFLGVMNTALTEAVMEATDLPRSVASSTYSGVRFIGGAIAPAVAGPIAAALGVSAPYWMGAAAVLLAILVLAVTGKHLAHIGAEHGAPAPRGGTAAEAAPELVEAQAIGVGDAS
- a CDS encoding IclR family transcriptional regulator, giving the protein MTQHPPPRHPQRIGNELDLPALNDGPSPILSVDRALRVLACLADFDTDGEPLGVIAARLGEDKASVHRSLNALKYRFFATQDAQTGKYSLGPAALGIADIFITRNGMRPMLHRALLTICTEIDETAHAAIPEGRFVRYIDKVEPDRDMRVSSYIGARYPMRNTALGRAMLSVDCNTPEELLRVTGDENAELWPRISEARARGYAVEHEENEPGITCVAVPVIYAGRTVAAVSVSAPSSRMVGKLDTIGLSIRDALANELTDGFTMPEPSLSSPRR
- a CDS encoding pyridoxal phosphate-dependent aminotransferase; this translates as MSPEFSLSKLASDYPASAIRAMFERVAAYEGVTKLTVGEPDFDTPEHIVEAAIASLRAGETRYSANAGIPEFREAIARHYSARWGRALDDRNVMVAVGGMEALLLALSAVLDRGDDILVPDPAYPNYHGQIHMLGANAVQVPLSAAAGFRLTAADVEARLTPRTRAVLVNSPSNPLGVMIDEEELRKLAKLADERNFVLISDEVYDRIVYDGRQHLSVAAIDPNFERFLIVNSLSKSYAMTGWRSGFVVGPAALVEPMPRMQEGITSCLPVFIQRAGIAAFEGPDEATIRMVEAYERRRNLVVAGIRGISGLDCITPEGAFYLFADVRGTGQGSDEFANGLLERQRVAVIPGTAFGASGEGFIRISFAANEATIQQALDGIGAYVAELG
- a CDS encoding ABC transporter substrate-binding protein, translated to MKNRKLLSAIGALAVATLALAGCASEGSGAGEDAAGNELNLITPGELRVGMDTVSKPFAYAEGDNFKGFDVELMTHMAESLDLKPEFVGMEFASLLPNVVNGQLDTVSSAVSINEERKKTVDFSEGYFIAYYTVMTTPGTGITDQASLSGKKVGVLQGTFQDKWATENFDGAEIVRFTDHNLTFAALKNGTIDAQFFDLAVANDYIAQNPDMKLELAFDVPAEDSPHGFPVKKGNDALREALNKALAEAIADGTYKELFEQYFPGQPLAEKFQP
- a CDS encoding amino acid ABC transporter permease; amino-acid sequence: MLNDFIDSFFNSEVIFTALPAILSYGLWNTLVLALTSTAIGVVIGLVLAVFGVSRSWILRAIARVYTDVLRGLPAILTILLVGLSLAAPLRGITGGNPYFLAILALSLIAGAYIGEIFRGGILAIDKGQMEASRALGMSYGASMRLVVVPQAARQVLPSLVNQFISIVKDTSLVYILGLITTQRDLFRVGQDTAVQTGNLSPLVLAGLFYLVITVPLTHLVNFIDNRLRNGKPAKKVLDPEQDLKTAVVDITGEERAR
- a CDS encoding amino acid ABC transporter ATP-binding protein, producing the protein MSERASTAVPSEFAIELIGLQKSFGHVEVLTDINVGVRPGETVCIIGPSGSGKSTVLRCMNRLEEPSGGVVKLKGEDVSGSNVDQLRRRVGMVFQHFNLFPHKSVLDNIVLPLRQVRRMSKADATELALARLADVGLRERADARPASLSGGQKQRVAIARALAMEPEVMLFDEATSALDPELVKGVLALMTSLAESGMTMVVVTHEMGFARTVADRVVFMDKGVVVEEGTPEEIFDRPQTHRLRTFLSQVL